One Candidatus Nitronauta litoralis genomic window, ACATCGTCCGATGTTCTCGATACAGCACTCGGAGTTCAACTCAAACAGGCGGCAGACCTCATCTTGAAGGAGCTCGCGGCCCTTCGAAAAGCGATCAAAAGGCGTGCCCTGGAGTTCAAGATGACTCCGGTCGTAGGTCGATCACATGGAATTCACGCAGAACCGACAACGTTCGGTTTGAAAATGGCCATCTGGTATGAAGAAATCGGGCGAGGCATTGAGCGTTTAAAAAGTGCGCGAACACGAATTGCCGTGGGCCAGGTGTCCGGTGCGGTTGGAGTGTTCGCAGGAATCGATCCTGAAGTGGAAGCGTCGGTCTGTAAAAAGCTGGGGCTCAAGCCATCACCAGTATCAAGTCAGGTGATTCAGCGTGACCGGCATGCCGAGTTTTTCTCTGCACTGGCCTTGCTCGCTTCGTCCATCGACAAGTTTGCGGTTGAAGTTCGGCACATGCAACGGACGGAAGTGTTGGAGGCTGAAGAATTTTTTTCAAAAGGGCAGAAAGGTTCCTCTGCCATGCCGCATAAACGCAACCCGGTTGTGTCTGAACAGATGTCCGGATTGGCCCGGGTGGTCCGGGGAAATGCCATGGCGGCAATGGAAAACATGCCGCTCTGGCACGAACGCGATATCAGCCATTCTTCAGTGGAGCGGATCATCGCGCCGGATAGCACAATTCTGGTTCATTACATGTTGCGAAAATTCACACGGTTGGTGGACAACCTGCTGGTGTATCCTAAGAACATGATGCGCAACCTGGAACAGACCGGGGGCTTGATTTTTTCCGAACACATCCTGCTGGCTCTGTGTCGAAAAGGTCTGGATCGTGACAAAGCCTACCGCATGGTGCAAC contains:
- a CDS encoding adenylosuccinate lyase codes for the protein MIERYTLPEMAAIWTPENKFQIWLDIEIAACEALAKRGEIPKSAVTAMKKKAGFDVARIDEIEREVKHDVIAFLTSVAEHIGEPARYMHLGMTSSDVLDTALGVQLKQAADLILKELAALRKAIKRRALEFKMTPVVGRSHGIHAEPTTFGLKMAIWYEEIGRGIERLKSARTRIAVGQVSGAVGVFAGIDPEVEASVCKKLGLKPSPVSSQVIQRDRHAEFFSALALLASSIDKFAVEVRHMQRTEVLEAEEFFSKGQKGSSAMPHKRNPVVSEQMSGLARVVRGNAMAAMENMPLWHERDISHSSVERIIAPDSTILVHYMLRKFTRLVDNLLVYPKNMMRNLEQTGGLIFSEHILLALCRKGLDRDKAYRMVQRNAMQVWEKGGNFKALLKKDADIKKTLSAKEIDRAFDQKHHLRNVDKIFKRVFKN